The proteins below come from a single Sphaerochaeta sp. genomic window:
- a CDS encoding ATP-binding protein, whose protein sequence is MICTRESYIDALKQSRFNGLVKVLTGIRRCGKSFLLFKLYHDFLISEGVKEDHIIMIALDRIENERLCDPHELYQAIMQRIIHTDQPYYVFIDEAQYAISKEELAVKDKPFGLYGVLNSLLRMQNVDVYVTGSNSRFLSTDVMTEFRGRGDVIPVYPLRFSEFFSCVGGDKADAYESYALYGGMPYVLNLDQNEKKQRYLSGLFEEIYFKDIVERYGIKYQAALGMITDALCSSIGSLTNASKISRTLTSALGKRIDAETVSSYLRYLSDSFLFCEVKRYDVKGKRYFQYPSKYFCTDVGLRNARLNFRQQEESHLMENIIFNELVARGYHVDVGVVNHSEKGADGKQVRKNLEVDFVVNLGMDRLYIQSALSVDDEKKKLQEKRSLLAIRDGFRKVIITKTRAKPWLDEDGILRLGLYDFLLDQNSLRSW, encoded by the coding sequence ATGATCTGTACCAGAGAAAGCTATATCGACGCATTGAAACAAAGCAGGTTCAACGGGTTGGTCAAAGTACTTACCGGTATCAGACGGTGCGGGAAGAGCTTTCTTTTGTTCAAGCTCTATCATGATTTTCTGATTTCGGAAGGAGTCAAGGAAGATCACATCATCATGATCGCTCTTGATCGGATAGAGAATGAACGTCTTTGTGACCCGCATGAGCTCTATCAGGCCATCATGCAGAGGATCATCCATACGGATCAACCATATTATGTGTTCATCGATGAGGCCCAATATGCCATTTCCAAGGAGGAACTGGCAGTGAAGGACAAACCGTTTGGGCTGTATGGTGTGCTCAACAGCCTGCTGCGGATGCAGAATGTGGACGTGTATGTGACGGGAAGCAACTCACGGTTTCTCTCCACCGATGTGATGACCGAATTTCGGGGAAGAGGGGATGTGATCCCTGTGTATCCGTTACGCTTTTCGGAATTCTTTTCGTGCGTTGGAGGCGACAAGGCTGATGCCTATGAAAGCTATGCCCTGTATGGAGGCATGCCGTATGTACTCAATCTGGATCAAAACGAAAAGAAGCAACGGTATCTCTCCGGATTATTTGAGGAGATTTACTTCAAAGACATTGTGGAACGATATGGAATCAAGTACCAAGCCGCGCTTGGCATGATCACCGACGCGCTCTGTTCTTCCATCGGCTCCCTGACCAATGCAAGCAAAATCTCCCGGACATTGACCAGCGCATTGGGGAAGCGCATCGATGCAGAAACCGTTTCATCGTATCTCAGGTATCTGTCCGATTCGTTCCTGTTCTGCGAAGTGAAACGGTATGATGTGAAAGGAAAACGATATTTTCAGTATCCGAGCAAGTATTTCTGTACCGATGTGGGGCTGCGGAACGCCAGACTCAACTTCCGCCAGCAGGAAGAAAGTCATCTGATGGAAAACATCATTTTCAATGAATTGGTCGCACGGGGCTACCATGTGGATGTTGGTGTGGTCAACCATTCTGAGAAGGGGGCGGACGGAAAACAGGTGAGAAAGAACCTTGAGGTTGACTTTGTGGTCAATTTGGGGATGGACCGCCTGTATATCCAGTCCGCTCTGTCCGTCGACGACGAAAAGAAAAAACTCCAGGAAAAGCGATCATTGCTGGCGATCCGTGATGGGTTTCGGAAAGTCATCATTACAAAAACCCGGGCAAAACCGTGGCTGGATGAAGATGGGATTCTCCGGCTTGGACTGTACGATTTTCTCCTGGATCAAAACAGTTTGCGGAGTTGGTGA
- a CDS encoding MATE family efflux transporter, with protein sequence MTNHDSKFLATAPVGPLLFRLAVPTVTAQLINMLYNVVDRIYIGHIPNEGPLALTGVGVCMPALMVIAAFAALVGSGGAPKASMLLGQGRREDAERVMGQSCTVLLFISVILTILLQWRGNAILTLFGASGNTMPYAQAYLSIYAWGTVFVQLTLGMNAFIIAQGYTTTGMLSVVIGAVSNCLLDPLFIFVFHMGVRGAAWATVLSQALSTFWIMKFLRGKRTELHLTSRNLPLQASVILPSLALGLSTFVMQVTESALMVCFNSSLLRYGGDIAVGAMTIISSVNLFLVLPLQGVGQGAQPIMSFNYGAGNIPRVKRTFHLLLRTSLLWSMGFWAVVQLFPGLFTGIFTTDPALTAFTKRAARIYFGGLGLIGIQMACQTTFVSLGRTKESIIVASVRKLVLLIPLIYLLPHLLAKDKTTAVFLAEPIADILAVTFTAILFATQAKRIFSTSRNAS encoded by the coding sequence ATGACGAACCATGACTCAAAGTTCCTGGCCACCGCGCCGGTCGGTCCCCTGCTGTTCCGCCTGGCCGTTCCCACAGTGACGGCCCAGTTGATCAACATGCTGTACAACGTGGTTGACCGGATCTACATCGGCCACATCCCAAACGAAGGTCCGCTCGCCTTGACGGGAGTTGGCGTCTGCATGCCGGCCCTGATGGTGATCGCGGCGTTCGCGGCCTTGGTGGGCAGTGGTGGCGCGCCCAAAGCATCCATGCTGCTCGGCCAAGGTCGGAGAGAGGACGCTGAGCGGGTGATGGGGCAATCCTGCACCGTCCTGCTGTTCATTTCCGTCATCCTCACCATCCTGCTCCAATGGCGGGGGAATGCAATCCTCACGCTGTTCGGCGCAAGCGGCAACACCATGCCGTACGCCCAGGCGTACCTTTCCATCTACGCATGGGGAACGGTCTTCGTCCAGCTGACGCTGGGGATGAACGCTTTCATCATCGCGCAAGGATACACCACCACCGGCATGCTCTCCGTGGTGATCGGAGCCGTCTCCAATTGTCTGCTCGACCCGCTGTTCATCTTCGTCTTCCACATGGGGGTGCGGGGGGCGGCTTGGGCCACCGTTCTCTCCCAGGCCCTTTCCACCTTCTGGATCATGAAGTTTCTCAGGGGGAAGCGGACGGAACTCCACCTTACGTCACGCAACCTGCCGCTCCAGGCTTCCGTCATCCTTCCCTCGCTGGCCCTCGGTCTGTCCACCTTCGTCATGCAGGTGACGGAAAGTGCCTTGATGGTCTGTTTCAACAGCTCCCTGCTCCGTTACGGTGGGGATATCGCCGTGGGGGCGATGACAATCATCTCCAGCGTCAATCTGTTCCTTGTGCTTCCCCTGCAGGGAGTCGGACAAGGCGCCCAGCCGATCATGAGTTTCAACTATGGCGCCGGCAATATTCCCCGGGTAAAACGGACGTTCCATCTGTTGCTACGGACCAGCCTGCTCTGGTCGATGGGGTTCTGGGCGGTGGTACAGCTGTTTCCCGGACTGTTCACCGGTATCTTCACCACCGATCCCGCGTTGACGGCATTCACCAAACGCGCCGCGCGGATCTACTTCGGAGGCCTTGGCTTGATCGGCATCCAGATGGCATGCCAGACGACGTTCGTCTCCCTGGGCCGGACCAAGGAATCCATCATCGTCGCGTCGGTTCGCAAGCTGGTGCTGCTCATTCCGTTGATCTACCTGCTCCCTCACCTCCTTGCCAAAGACAAAACCACCGCGGTATTCCTTGCCGAACCGATCGCCGACATCCTTGCCGTCACTTTCACTGCCATCCTGTTCGCCACCCAGGCGAAGCGGATCTTCAGCACCAGCAGAAACGCATCCTGA
- a CDS encoding septal ring lytic transglycosylase RlpA family protein, which yields MKRLLCIVTLICLALFPVLAAEDDELSGIASWYTSDNSESLTANGEAFDPQALTAAHKTLKFGTIVKVTNTKNGKSVEVKINDRGPFVEGRIIDLTPKAAQAIGMLEAGISPVTLTIVYEPEVPESKYNRAGDTGWYLLQVGAFSSPSTALVRYEQMRQAGLRPYAELPGRWSGSPVCPLGSPVPAGNSDENPLQAGIRPNKDPEEKRSQSVQMSTDRIVQTSRRGYRVPDDEP from the coding sequence ATGAAACGCCTTCTGTGTATCGTTACGCTGATCTGTCTTGCCCTCTTCCCGGTGCTTGCCGCCGAGGATGACGAACTGTCCGGAATCGCCTCCTGGTACACCTCGGACAACAGCGAGAGCCTTACCGCCAACGGCGAGGCATTCGACCCCCAGGCGCTCACCGCAGCCCACAAGACGCTGAAGTTCGGCACCATCGTCAAGGTGACCAACACCAAGAACGGCAAAAGCGTTGAAGTGAAGATCAACGACCGTGGTCCGTTCGTCGAGGGAAGGATCATCGACCTGACTCCGAAGGCGGCCCAGGCGATCGGCATGCTGGAGGCGGGCATCTCACCGGTGACGCTCACCATCGTCTATGAACCGGAAGTGCCGGAGTCCAAATACAACCGGGCGGGGGACACCGGATGGTATCTGCTGCAGGTAGGGGCGTTCTCTTCCCCTTCCACCGCGCTGGTTCGTTACGAGCAGATGCGACAAGCAGGACTGAGGCCGTACGCAGAGCTTCCTGGACGGTGGTCTGGTTCGCCTGTCTGCCCGTTGGGTTCCCCAGTACCAGCTGGAAACAGTGATGAAAACCCTCTCCAAGCTGGGATTCGACCAAACAAAGATCCTGAAGAAAAGCGAAGTCAATCCGTACAAATGAGCACGGACAGGATTGTCCAAACCTCCCGGCGGGGGTATCGTGTTCCAGATGACGAACCATGA
- the lysS gene encoding lysine--tRNA ligase encodes MSDKNEQNAMHWADVYADKIIREKGDKELYTCASGITPSGTVHIGNFREIISVDLIVRALRERGKKVRFIYSWDDYDVFRKVPKNMPQPELLEQYLRFPITMVPDTTKRADNYARGNELDVEQVLPEVGIFPEYLYQAQRYRSGMYAEGIRKALENRDAIKKILDEFRTEPLPDDWYPVSVFSSFTNKDDTKVIGWDGQWGLTYRDEDVGKEETIDLRTTPNAKLPWRVDWPMRWSREHVDFEPAGKDHHSEGGSFDTSRKIVELFGWHAPVSFQYDFISIKGHGGKISSSSGDVISLPDVLDIYTPQLTRYLFACTVPNREFAISFDLDVLKLYEDYDNCERIYFGVLPVSEKRRAYEKRIYELSQISEDVPKMIGYQVPFRHLCNLLQIHELDVAETIASLSDVKPEQMDRLVAKATCAKHWLEKYAPEDFRFHLATLDQENVALGPQEQKAVAALAKVVEAMDDISPDEFSTRMYACAKDNDLQTPDFFKAVYQVLIAKDRGPKLADFIHSCGKAKVLPILQRYC; translated from the coding sequence ATGAGCGACAAGAACGAACAGAATGCGATGCATTGGGCGGATGTGTATGCCGATAAGATCATTCGCGAGAAGGGTGACAAGGAGTTGTACACCTGCGCGAGCGGCATCACTCCGTCCGGCACGGTACATATCGGGAACTTCCGGGAGATCATCTCGGTTGATCTGATCGTCAGGGCCCTTCGGGAACGGGGCAAGAAGGTGCGGTTCATCTACAGCTGGGACGACTATGATGTGTTCCGCAAAGTACCGAAGAACATGCCCCAGCCGGAGCTGTTGGAGCAGTATCTGCGCTTCCCCATCACCATGGTGCCCGATACCACCAAGCGGGCGGACAACTATGCCCGTGGAAACGAGTTGGACGTGGAGCAGGTGCTTCCCGAAGTAGGCATTTTCCCGGAGTACCTGTATCAGGCCCAGCGGTACCGCAGTGGCATGTACGCCGAGGGGATCCGCAAGGCGCTGGAGAACCGGGACGCCATCAAGAAAATCCTGGACGAGTTCCGCACCGAGCCGCTTCCCGATGACTGGTATCCCGTCTCCGTCTTCTCTTCGTTCACCAACAAGGACGACACCAAGGTGATCGGCTGGGACGGGCAGTGGGGCCTGACCTACCGGGACGAGGATGTGGGCAAGGAAGAGACCATCGACCTGCGCACCACACCCAACGCCAAACTCCCCTGGCGGGTTGACTGGCCGATGCGCTGGAGCCGGGAACACGTCGATTTCGAGCCGGCCGGCAAGGACCACCACAGCGAAGGCGGGTCGTTCGATACCTCCCGGAAGATCGTCGAGTTGTTCGGCTGGCACGCTCCGGTGTCGTTCCAGTATGATTTCATCTCCATCAAGGGGCATGGCGGAAAGATCTCTTCGTCCAGCGGGGACGTCATTTCCCTGCCGGATGTCCTGGACATCTACACGCCGCAACTGACCCGCTATCTGTTCGCCTGCACCGTACCCAACCGGGAATTCGCCATCAGTTTCGATTTGGATGTACTGAAGCTGTACGAGGATTACGACAACTGCGAACGGATTTATTTCGGCGTGCTTCCCGTCAGCGAGAAGCGCAGGGCGTATGAGAAACGGATCTACGAGCTTTCGCAGATCAGCGAGGACGTGCCGAAGATGATCGGCTACCAGGTGCCGTTCCGCCATCTGTGCAACCTGCTGCAGATCCACGAGCTGGATGTGGCAGAGACGATCGCGTCGCTGTCCGACGTCAAGCCGGAGCAGATGGATCGCTTGGTTGCCAAGGCGACCTGCGCCAAGCATTGGCTGGAAAAGTACGCCCCGGAGGATTTCCGTTTCCACCTGGCCACGTTGGACCAGGAGAACGTGGCGCTGGGGCCACAGGAACAGAAGGCGGTCGCCGCGCTGGCCAAGGTGGTGGAGGCGATGGATGACATTTCCCCGGATGAGTTCTCCACCCGGATGTACGCCTGCGCCAAGGACAATGACCTGCAGACTCCTGATTTCTTCAAGGCAGTCTACCAGGTGTTGATCGCCAAAGACCGTGGACCGAAGCTTGCCGATTTCATCCATTCCTGCGGGAAAGCCAAGGTCCTTCCCATTTTGCAGAGGTATTGCTGA